Genomic window (Verrucomicrobiota bacterium):
TCGAGTTCCTGAGGGCCTCTGATACCCCCGACAAAAGCGATCCGTTTGTCCGTGCGCGGGTCTTGGATATTAAAGACGGGCGAGAGGACGTAATTCTGGAGGAGTGACACGTCAAGCATGTCGATCGGATTTTTCTCTTTATCCAGTAGGGCGGGCCACCAGTCGAGTGTATGCCATTTGCTGTGGATATAGAAACATACTTGGTGTTTATGGGCGGGTATTTTTTGATCGGATACGGTGACTTTGCCTAATTCACTGAGGCGTTTGACCGTATTCAGGATGGTCATGTCGTTGAGGTCTTTAATCACACGGTTATAGGCGAGGATCTGCAATTGGTCATGGGGGAAGACCACGGCCATAAATTTACTGGAGTCTCCGGCCCCATTGCGGGCGAGATCCACACGGTTTGCCGCCGCACTCCGGTGGTGGCCGTCAGCAATGTAAAGGGAAGGGATGACTTCGAATTGTTTGCGGATGAGATCGATAGTGTCGTCTTGGTCGATGATCCACGCCGTGTGGATAATGCCATCCGGGGCCGTGATTGAAACGGTCGGTTCCCGCGAAGCAATTTGCTCTTGGAGCTTGGTGAGTTCCGCCTTGGCGGGGTAAGTCAGGAAAACCGGGCCGGTTTGGGAGTTTAATGCCTCCACATGGCGGACGCGGTCGTCTTCCTTGTCTGGCCGGGTGAATTCATGTTTTTTGATGATGCTCTTGCGGTATTCGTCGCAAGA
Coding sequences:
- a CDS encoding DUF1015 family protein, giving the protein MGQFVIISFFSLSRILGLTVGLMATVLPFPAVRPAPELASEICELPYDVMSTAEARAMAGDKKNSFLRVSRAELEFPDGTDAYGPEIYERAAANFHKLLERGALIQDHKPCYYLYRQQMDNHIQTGIVAIFSCDEYRKSIIKKHEFTRPDKEDDRVRHVEALNSQTGPVFLTYPAKAELTKLQEQIASREPTVSITAPDGIIHTAWIIDQDDTIDLIRKQFEVIPSLYIADGHHRSAAANRVDLARNGAGDSSKFMAVVFPHDQLQILAYNRVIKDLNDMTILNTVKRLSELGKVTVSDQKIPAHKHQVCFYIHSKWHTLDWWPALLDKEKNPIDMLDVSLLQNYVLSPVFNIQDPRTDKRIAFVGGIRGPQELEKLVNQGDYMIAFSMHPTSIVDLMEIADQDGIMPPKSTWFEPKLRDGMFSHMI